The genome window GGGAGGTCGGTCACCAGAAAGAGGTACCCACGCGGCTACTCGGTGTCGATCACGCTCCCCAATATGCCGAGTGGGGCCACCTGATCGAGGTCGATTACCCGCTATCGGGCAACGGTTTCGATGTTCAGAGCGTTCCGGTTTCACGGTGGGGTTGGCGAGGGGAGTGAACATGGCCGAGGCGATCAGTCACTCTGTCCGAGTTCCGGTGCCGCAACAACAAGCCGCGGAAGAGGGCAGCCCTTCGCTGGTCTCGTACGTGCTGCCGGTCTACAACGAGGTGGAGGGCATCCGCAGGTTCCACGAGGAGCTGACCGCGGCGGTCGCGACGCGGCCGGAGTTCCGCTACGAGTTCGTCTACGTCAACGACGGTTCGGCCGACGGTTCGCTGGGAATCCTGCGCGACCTGGCGAAAAACGATTCACGGGTGCACGTCCTCGACTTCGCCCGCAACTTCGGCCACCAGATCGCGATCACCGCGGGCCTGGACCACGCGGCGGGCGACGCGGTGATCATCATGGACACCGACCTGCAGGACCCGCCGCGGGTCAGCATCGAGCTGATCGACGCGTGGCTGGGCGGAGCCGAGATCGTCTCGGCGCGCAGGCGCACCCGGCAGGACAGCAGGTTCAAGCGGTTCACCGCCCACGGCTACTACCGGCTGCTGCGCCATTGCGCCGAGGTGGACATCCCGGTCGACACCGGCGACTTCCGGCTGCTCGACCGGCGGGCCGCCGAGGAGCTGCGCGGTTTCCGGGAACGCAGCCGCTTCATCCGCGGCATGGTCGCGTCGATGGGCTTCGAGCAGGCCGAGGTCCTCTTCGACCGGGACGAGCGCGTCGCGGGCGAGACGAAGTACCCGATGCGCAAGATGCTGCGGCTGGCCGCCGACGGCGTGACCAGCTTTTCGACGGTACCGCTGCGGCTCATAACCAGGATAGGGTTCGTCAGCCTCGCGCTGGCGCTGCTCGGCATCGTCTACGCGGTGGCGCTGCGGGTCTTCCTGCCAGAGGTGACCGTCTCCGGGTGGACGATGCTGATGGTCGCGATGCTCTTCCTGGGCGGGGTGCAGATGCTGTCGCTGGGGGTGATCGGCTCCTACGTCGGCCGCATCTACAACGAGGTCCAGCAACGGCCGCTCTACATCGTCCGGAAAGTGATCCGGTATGACCAGGACTGACCCCGGCGCACCGGTGGTCCGCGAACGGCTGGTCAGCCGCTCGCTGGTTCTCTACGCCCTGATCGGGTGCAGCGGTGTCCTGCTCGACTACGGGCTTTTCCTGCTGCTGTTCAACCTGGCCGGCCTGCACGAGCAGCTGGCCAACGCGATCAGCACCACGGCGGGGATCACCAACAACTTCGTGTTGAACGCACTGCTGAACTTCCGCAAGCGCGACCGGATCCTGGTCCGGTTCCTGCGCTTCTACGCCGTGGGCGTGGCCGGGATCGGGCTGACGTTCGTGCTGCTGCAGGTGTTCTCCGGCCACCTCGGCGTCGACCCGAACCTGGTGAAGGCCGGATCGCTGCCGGTGGTGCTGGTCTTCCAGTACACGATCAACCGGAAGTGGAGCTTCGGATGAGGTTGGGGATCGTCGGTGCGGGCGCGACCGGGCTGACCGCGGCGTTCGACGCGGTGAAGGCCGGGCACGAGGTCACCGTGCTGGAGGCGTCGGAGGAGCTGGGCGGGCTGGCCGCCTCGATCGAGGTCGGCGGCAACTCGCTGGAGCGCTTCTACCACCACAGCTTCAAGACCGACCGCGCGATGATCGAGCTGGTGCACGAGCTGGGGCTCGGCTCGAAGCTGCGCTTCCACAAGCCGAGCATCGGCGTCCACCTCGACGGCCGGATGCACGACTTCGGCACGCCGCTGGAGATGCTGCGGTTCCCGGAGTTCTCGATGCTCGACCGGGCGCGCTTCGCCGCGTCGTCGGCGGCGCTGAAGCTGGTCCGCGACGGCGAGCGGTTCAACTCCGTGCGCGCGCTGGACTGGATGCGCCGCTGGGCGGGGCCGAGGGTGACCGAGACGATCTGGGAGCCGCTGCTGACCGGCAAGTTCGGTTCGCGCGCCGGGGAGATCTCGATGGCCTGGCTGTGGGCCCGCATCCACTACCGCACCTTCGAGCTCGGTTACGTGCACGGCGGCTTCGACCAGGTGTACCGGGCGCTGCTGGAGGCGGTGACCGACCGGGGCGGCAAGGTGGAGTTCGGCAAGCCGGTCTCGTCGATCCGCCAGCCCGGCACCGAGGTCGAGGTCCGGGCCGGCGACGACGGCAGCAGCTACACCTTCGACCACCTCATCGTCACGGTGCCGCAGCCGGTGTTCGCCAAGGCGGCGGGCACCGCCTCCGACGACGTGCTCTGGCGCAACCAGTACCTCGGCGCGACCTGCTTCATCCTCGAATGCGACCGCGGCCTCATCCCCTACTACTGGCTGAACATCAACGATCCGGCCTTCCCGTTCCTGGCGGTCGTCGAGCACACCAACATGGTCGATCCGGCCGAGTACGGCGGCAGGCACGTGGTGTACGTCGGCAACTACGTGCCGCGCGACGACTGGCGGTTCACGACCGAGCCGAACGAGCTGCTCGAGGCCTACGTCCCCTGGCTGCGCAAGCTGAACCCCGAGTTCGACCTGTCGTGGGTGCGGGACTGGCACTTCTCGAAGGCGGGCTTCGCCCAGCCCGTCGTGACCCCGCAGTACCGGGCGCTGATCCCGCCCCACCGGACGTCGATGCGCAACGTCACGCTGGCGACCATGTCGCAGATCTACCCGCAGGACCGCGGTCAGAGCTACGCGATCCAGATGGCCCACGACGTCGTGCGCCACCTCGGCCTCGACCGCACGTAGCGGGGCCGCTCAGTCCCCGCCTCCACCCCCGCCGTCCCCGCCCCCACTGTCGCCGACCAGACCGCCGTCACCGCTGGAAGCCGGCGGCACGGCGGACGCGAGCGCGTAGCTGGTGTCCCGCATCGCTTCGGGACGGAAGGTGACCACGCCGATTCCGCGATCCGGGTTCATCCGGTGCGGGAAGCCCCACTTGCCGATGCCCAGCTCGTCGTGCAGGCCGACCGCCGCCATGAGGTCGGACAGGAACAGCAGGCGTTCGTCGAGCACCCTCCGACCTGTGGTGGTGGCGCGCAGCTCCGCGATCAGTCGGTGGCGCAACGCCTGGTCGGGGTAGTGGTGTTGCCTGCCGAGCAGCCGTGACAGGCCCGTACCGGGCCCGGGGCGCAGCAAGCCGCGACCGACGAGCGCGGCGCGGTGGTACTGGAAGGCGCCCTTGTGCCGTCGGACCCACCGGTTCAGCGAGACCGGACCCGCCTCGATCCACTGCAACAGCTCGGCCAGCACGTTGTCGGCCCAGGCGAGACCGGTGCTTTCGACGGCGAGCAGTTCGATCTCTGTCGGCTCCGGCCAGAAGAGTCTCGAACTCAGCAGGCTCGCGTGACCTACCCGGACCAGCAGCCTCCCGCGCAGCGCCAGGTCACCCAGCTCGGCCGCCGCGCAGCCCGCCGCGACCCTGGCGGACTCGCGCACTTTCCCCGATTCGCGGTGCGCGAGCAGGAGGAACTCCTCGGGCAGCGCCAGCGGGTGCGACGGGTGCATGCGCACAGCCTGCCCGAACACTCCTGGCGCGGTACACCTGATCGTGGAGGAGCGTCGGCACGTCGGGCACGTACCGTACTGAAACGCCTCGAACGGGGGACGCTCGTTCGTAATATGGCGCGATGGTCAGCGAAGCTCCACCGCGTGATCCGGCAGGGTTGTCCGAACGACTCAGTCGGGTGGTCGACCGCAGACTCCGCGTGATCCTGCTGCTGTCCGCGCTGGCGCTCGCCGGCTGCCTCGGGACGCTGGTCTCGGTGTACTCGTTCTGGGGCGACTTCGAGGTCTACCGGTGGGGCGTGCACACCTGGCTCGCCGGAGGCGACTTCATCAACACCAGGGCGCCGGTCCGCAACCCCGACCCGCTGCCGTGGGTCTACCCGCCGTTCGCGCTGCTGCCGCTGGCGCCGTTCGCCGTGGTGCCGCCGATGGTCGGCCTCAGCATGCTCAACGTCGTCGACGTGCTGGCCCTCGGAGCAACGATCTACCTGGTCACCCGCCATGCGTGGCCGACGGCGGGGACGCGCGGGGCGCTCGCGGTGGCGGCCGCCGGCCTGCCGCTGACGTTCGTCCTCGAACCCGTGCACGCCTGCTTCGGCCAGGGGCAGGTCAACATCGCGCTGATGGGGCTGGTCGCGCTCGACTGCCTGGCCCGCGAACCGCGCTGGCCGCGCGGTCTGCTGGTCGGCATCGCCGCCGCCATCAAGCTCACCCCGGCCGCGTTCCTGCTGTTCTTCCTGCTCCGCAAGGACTTCCGCGCGGCCGTCACGACCGCGGCCACCGCCGTGCTGTGCACCGCGCTCGGCTTCGCGGTCGACTTCACGGCGTCGGTGGACTACTGGTTCCGCCGCGGACCGGCCGCCGACGTCGCCGGGCACGCGCTGAACAGCAACCAGTCGGTGCTTGGTGCGTTCGCCCGCTTCGACCTGCCGGTGTTCGCGCAGAACACCGCGTGGGCAGTGCTGTGCCTCGGACTGCTCGTGGTGACCGCCCGCATCCTGCCGCGGGTGAGCGCCCCGGCCGCGTTCGTCACCGTCGGACTGTTCGCCGTCCTGGTCTCGCCGACGTCATGGTCGAACCACTGGGTGTGGGTCGTGCCCGGCCTGTTGCTGTTGGGCGCCAACGCGATCCGGCGCCGGCGTGGTTACCTGCCGGTGGCCGTGACGGCACTGATCGCCGTCACGGCCCCGTGGCACTTCCTGCCCAGCGTCGGGGGAGCCGAGCTGTCGTGGACACCGGTGCAGCACGTCGTCGGCAACACCTACGTGCTGACCGCCGTCGTCGCGCTGGTGTGGACCGCGCTGGTCACCAGGGCTGGTCGATGACGGCCCCGGTGCTCTGGTCGATCGCGATGTAGCCGCCCTCGAAGTCGACCTGGGTGCGGCCGTCGGCCGCCTCGTACGGGTTCGACGTCGGGTACCCCAGGTAGGACAGCTCGCGCCGGAGCTCGTGCCAGCGCAGCATGATCGCCCCCGTCACGAAGTGCGCGCCGCTGGCCGGGTGCCAGTACGCCGCGGCGGGCGGGTCGTCCTTGCCGGTGAACTCGTTCTGCCTGCCCAGGCCGTCGAGCGTCGTCAGCTCGTCGCTGCTGGGGTAGCCGAAGCCGTTCTCCCAGCCGTTGGCCGCCCACAGGTCGCGGATCGCGCCCTGCACCGAGTGCGCACCGGTCGCCTTCGTCCAGTACACCGACGCGCCGGCACCGTCACCGCCGACGAAGTGGTTGTAGACCCCGACGCCGTCGGGAGTGCTGGCGGTCGAGGAGGTCGGGTAGCCCAGGCGGCTGGCCTCCCAGCCCTTGTCGGACCAGAACTTGCGGATCGTCCCGGCCACCGTCTGCGCGCCGGTCGACGGGCTCCAGTACACCGAGGCGTCGCGGGTGAAGTGGTTGTAGCTGCCGACCCCGTCGGGGGTCGCGACCTCGTCGGTGGTCGGCACGCCCAGCACGCGGTGCGCACCGGAGCGGACGAACCGCTGCGCGATGTCGCCGTGCAGTTCGTGAACCCCGGTGGCCGGGGAGTGGTAGAGCCAGCCGTTCTGGAAGTGCTGGTAGGAGATGTCGCCCTCGACGTACTCGGTGTCGACCGGGTTGCCGAGCAGTTCCCGCAGCCCGGCGTCGGTCCAGTACCGGAGCTCGATCGGCGTGAACGCCTGCGCGTCGGGCTGCACCGGCGTGGCCTCGCCGGGCGCGGCGGTGGCGGGCAGGGAGGATGCGAGTGAGAGCGCGGCGCACGCTGCGACCGCCGCGGCGAACCGTTTCCTGATCAAATCCGATCCCCTTTCATGGCCCCGGAATTGGGCTGCCATGTACACGTGCCGTCGCGGTGATCGGTTGCCCGCCGTCGAGCGCGTCCCCCAGTTCGCCCAGCGCCTTCGAGGTGGGCCGGGACGGCGAGACCCCACTCCCGCCGTCCCGGCTCGTCGGTGACCGGACCGGCCGGTCACCGGGCTTCGCTGTCGGACTCGGTCTGCTGCGTGCCCGCGTTGCGCGCGATGTCGGGGTAGTCGTTGTCGGCCAGCGTCGGGAACCGCTTCAGGCTCGACCGGATCTCGGTCGGCACCCGCAGGTCGTACTGGCCCACCGGATGCAGGTAGCGGATGACGAAGACGTTGCCCCACGGCGTGCGCGGCGGGCCGCCGGGCAGCTCGGCGTGCAGCCTGGTCTGCACCCACTCCCGGGTGGTGCCCACCCAGGCGCCGCCCCATTCGAGGTTGGAGATGTTGTCCAGCCACTCGGGCGGCAGGCCCTCGTCGGCGGTCAGCCGCACGACCGGGGTGTCGGTGATGCCGTCGCGGATGCCGACCTGGTCCACGCACGGCCACAGCGGCGCGTTGATGTGGTTGGCCAGCACCGCCTTGCCCCGCGTCAGCTCGGTGACCGGCCGGTCGTCGGTGAGCTTGGGCTCGGCCACCGCAAGCCACGTCCGGGCGCCGGTGACCTGGTCGACCACGATCACGCGCAGCGCGCTCGCACCGGCAGGCACCTCCACCGAGAGCTGCTGCCACTCCCGCAGCGCCGAGCGGCGCAGCTCGGGGTGCAGGGGCTCGGTGACGACCCCGGCCCGCGTCGCGAACTCGACCTCGAGGACCTGGCCGTCGAGTCGTCCCGCGACCGGGACGGTCACGTGCGGGGCGGGCTCGGCGATCGGGTACCAGCCGGTGGCGAGGCGCCCGGTGCCGGTGCTGGTGCCGTCCGGTCGCTCGTCGTGCCAGATCGTCGCCGGTTCCTCCCACGGCGAGGTCGGCAGCGGAGGTGCGGTGGTGGCGAAGTCCCCGCTCACCTCGGCCGCACCCGGCGGCCCGAGCCGTCCGGCGGGCAGTTGCACTCGCACGTCGGTGGCCAGCCCGCACCCGCCGGACATCGCCTGCACGCCGGACCGCGCGACCGTCCAGCCCGGCGCCTGCCCGATCGGCGCGACCACGAACAGCGCCAGCATCAGCAGCACCGCGCCGAACGACGCGGCACCCAGCACCGCGCGGTCCGGGCCGACGCGCACCACCTGGCCGTGGCGCCGCCGCCACCTCGCCCACAACCACGCCGCGACCGCGACTCCGACCCAGATCAGCGGATTGCGCAGGTAGAGCGGGCCGATGTGCGGTTCGAGGTTGTTGGTCATCGGGTCGAGGTTCAGGTGCTCGCCGAACCGCTGGCCCGCGTCGGTGAACGGCATCCACCGGTTGTCCCCGGCGAAGCTCAGCGAGACCGCGCCCACCAGCAGCAGGACGCCGGCGCCGGTGACGACGAGTCCCGCGCGGCGGGGCAGCGGCGAACGCAGCAGCACGGCCGCGAGCAGCACGGTCGGCGCGGCGGCGACGGAGTGGAAGTGGTTGACCCACTTGGTCGGGCTCAGCGCGATCAGCACCAGCGCCACCGAGGTCGTGATGACCGAGACCAGCGTGAGCCTGCGGATCGGGTCCCGGCCCATGCCGCCGCGCCCGCTGGCGATCGCGACCACCACGACCACCGCCAGCGTCAGCAGCACCGGCAGCCGCCGCGCCCATCCCGCGGTGTTGAGCAGCGTGTTGTAGTGCTCGAACTCCTCGTACCAGGAGAACGACAGGTAGTACCACTGGTGGACGCGGGTGGCCTCCACGACGTCGGCGAGCGTGGCGTCGGCGAAGCCCACCGGGATGACGACCGTCGCCGAAGCCGCCGCCAGCAGCACCGCGGCGACGCGCGCCTCCCACGGCTGCTCCCGCAGCCACCGGATCAGCCACGGCAGGCAGAGCAGCAGCGGAGCGGCCGCGACTACGCCGGAAGGCGACGCCGTCACGGCGAGAGCCGCGCACACCGTCGCGAGCGCGAGCGCGCCGATGGACTGCCGCACCACCGCCGCCTCAGCGAACACCAGCACCGCCGCCGCGCACATCACGATCACCGGCTCCGGCCGCAGCGTGGTGCCGTAGGGCAGGTACCAGACCAGGTGGGCCGCGAGCAGCGCCCACGGCACCGCGCGCAGCGTCGCGGCGCGGCCGAGCAGCGTCGCCAGCAGCACCCGCAGGAACATCCACGTCACCAGGCCGCAGACGGTCGGCACCACGCGCATCCACCACAGCGACCAACCACCGAGCTCGCCCCACGCCTGCAACAGGTACTGGCTGAGCACGAACGGGTTCTCGGTGACGTTGAACATGTAGACGAAGTTGCCCATGTAGCCGTTCTCGCCGGCGTTGCGGGCCATCATCATGTACCAGCCGTCGTCCATGTTGGACGGACCGAGGAAGATCCAGGCCACCGACACCAGCAGGACGACCGCGTCGGCGGCCCCGAACCTCGGGAACCGCATGCCAGGCCCGGTACCGCGCCAGACCCGCCAGGCGAGGACGAGCAGCGCCAGCAGGCTCAGTCCGTGTGCGATCAGCAGCACTGTCTTCAGCGCGGTGGGGGAGGACTCGTATCGGGCGTCCGGATGCAGTTGCACGGCGAGCCCGCCGGTGTCGGCGGCTTGCGTGGACAGCTCCGAAACCTGCGGCGGCAACACGTCGGCGCGGTGCAGCAGCGGCACGCCGTCGCGGTCGATGCGTACTCCGCCTGCGTCGGCGCGCACGTGGTAGACGCAGGATGGTCGCAGCGAGTCGGCGAGGACTTCCTGCCCGTCGACCCAGAACCGCGCGGTGCCGGACTGCGCGGTCACGTTCATCCCCGGCCCGTCCGCGGGGTGGGTGTTGAGCGCGGCCCCGCCGTTGGGATCGACGGAGTTGAGGGCCTGGCAGGGAATCGTCGCGTCGATGTCCAGCGGCCGGTACGGGGAGAGCGGGAGCACCGTCGAGGTGGGGGCCGAACCCGCCTTCGGCCAGTTCACCACCGGCGCGTCGGCCCGAACCGGTGAGAGCACGGCCAGCACGCCGAAGATCAGGGTGAGGCAGGCGAGGACTGCCGGCGTCCAGTAGCGGCGGCGGCGTATCCGGGTCTGGTCATCGCCCGGAGGCGGAACGGCTCCCATGCCTCATAGATCTGTGACGAGGGCGAACAGGTTTACCGTTTCAGCGTTTCGAAAGGATCACGATTGCTTTGGCCTGGTCAGGCCCGGGAGTTCCGCGGCGCGGCTCCGCCGCGGAACTCCCGGGGGCGGTCACGCGACCTTGACGCTCACCTCGATGTTGCCCCTGGTGGCGCGGGAGTAGGGGCACACCTCGTGCGCCTGCGCGACCAGGTCCTCGGCGCGCTCGCGCTCAACGCCCGGCAGGTCCACCACGAGCTCGGCGGCCAGGCCGAAGCCCTCGCCGTCCTTGCCGATGCTCACGTGCGCGGTGACCGACGAACCCTCCGACGAGACCTTCGCCTGCCCGGCGACCAGGTGCAGCGCGCTGTGGAAGCAGGCCGCGTAGCCGGCGGCGAAGAGCTGCTCGGGGTTGGTGCCGGCGCCACCGGCGCCGCCGAGCTCCTTGGGCATGCTCAGGTCGGTGTCGAGAACTCCGTCGGAGGAGCGGATGTGGCCGCTGCGTCCCTGGCCTGTCACGGTCGCTTCGGCGGTGTAGAGGACGTTCACGATTGCCCCTTTCGGTCGGGCGGCTTGCCACTGCGGCGAACTGCCGGATGCCGTCGGCTGCGACGGTAGTGCGCAATTTAATTGTGCACAACCAAAGTGTGGTTCATCACTGGACGACCCCTGTGAAATCCCGTGACCAGCGGATATTGCGCACAGTTGAGTTGAGCGCCATCGAAATCGGGTGGTAGCTTCGCTGGCTATGAGTGCTTCGGACGCCGGGCGGGAGTCGTACCTGACCTTGGATCGCCAGGTGTGCTTCGCGCTCTACAGCGCGTCCCGCGCCTTCACCAACCTGTACCGGCCGGTCCTGGCCGACCTCGGCCTGACCTACCCCCAGTACCTGGTGATGCTCGTGCTCTGGGAGCGCGAACCGGTCTCGGTCAAGGACCTCGGCGCCGCCCTCCGCCTGGACTCGGGCACCCTGTCGCCCCTGCTCAAGCGCCTGGAATCCGCCGGACTGGTCACCCGCGTCCGCAGCGCGGGGGACGAGCGGTCGGTGGAGGTCGCCCTCACCGGCGACGGCCGCGACCTGCGCCGCCGCGCCGAACACGTCCCGGCGAGCATGCTCTGCGCCACCGGCATGCCGGTCGAAGAGCTCGACGCGCTCCGCGACACCCTGGACCGCCTCACCGCCCAGGTCGACGCCGCCGCGGAACATGCCCGCTCAGCCATGGCGGCGGAGGGATGAGTGGGGTGTTGACGCGAAAAGGGGCCGCCGGAGGTGTCCTCCGGCGGCCCCTTTTCGTATAGCTCAGAACGGCAGCTTGCGGAAGATCGCCTTCGGCAGGTGCCGCAGCACGCTCATCACCCAGCGCATCTGCACCGGAACCCAGATCGACTCCCGGTCCTTGCGCACGGCGTCGATGATGGCCGCGCCGACCTGCTGCGGCGTCTGGGCCATCGGGGCGGGCTTCATGCCCTCGGTGAGCTTGGTCTTCACGAAGTTCGGCCGCACGACCGTCACCTTCACGCCGGACTCGGCCAGGGCGTAGGTCAGGCCGGTGTAGAAGATGTCGGCGCCGGCCTTCGACGAGCCGTAGACGAAGTTCGAGCGCCGCGCGCGCTCACCCGCGGGCGAGCACATCATGACGATGTGCCCGTGGCCCTGCTTGCGCAGCTTGTTCGACAGGTGCACGCCCAGCGAGATCGGGGCGACGTAGTTGACCTCGGCGACGAAGCGAGCGGCCGCCGGGTCGGTCCAGCCCTTCTCGTTGTCGCCCTGGACGCCGAAGGCCACCAGCGTGACGTCGATGTCACCGTCGGCGAACGCCTTCTCGACGACCTCGCCGTGGGTCTGCGGGTCGGTGGCCTCGAACGGGAGCGTCGTGACGGTGCTGCCGGTCTTGCGCAGCCGCTCGGCGGCGGCCTCCACGAGATCGGCTTCCTCCGGGCGCGCCGCGAGGATGATCCGCAGCGGGCGCTGCGCCGCGTACTGCTCCGCGGTCGCCAGCGCGATGTCGGAAGTACCGCCGAGGATGAACAGGGACTGCGGGTTTCCAACCGCGTCGATCATAGGAACAACCTTCGGGACAGATCGGAGTTGAAGATTCCTTCGGGATCGACGGCGGCGCGGACCTGGCGCCACTCGTCGAGACGTGGGTACATCTGCCGGACCATCTCCGGCGTGGTGCGCGAGTCCTTCGCGAAGTACAGACGGCCGCCCGCACCCAGCACCATCTCGTCCAGTTCCTCGCAGAAGCGGTGCAACCCGTCCTTGATCGGGAAGTCGACCGTGATCGTCCAACCCGGGATGGGGAACGACAGCGGCGCGCGGCTGCTGTCACCCATCCGCTTCAGGACGTTGAGGAACGACACGTGCCCGGACTCCGCGATCCGCTGCACGAGCCTGCGCAGGGCCTCGTCCTCCTCGAACGGCACGATGAACTGGTACTGCAGGAAACCCTTCGAACCGTAGGCGCGGTTCCACTCGCCGAACATGTCCAGCGGGTGGTAGAAGGCGGTCAGGTTCTGCACCTGCCCGCGTCCCTGCTTCGGCGTCTTGCGGTACCAGATCTCGCTGAGCGTGCTGAACGTCAGCTTGTTGGCCAGCCCGTTGGGGAACACGTCCGGGAAGGTCAGCAGCTGCGGCGCGTCGAACTTCAGCGGGTCCGCGCGCAGCTTCGGCGGCAGCTCGTCCAGCTTGGCCAGCGAGCCGCGGGAGAACGCCGAACGTCCCAGCTTCGGGCCGGTGGAGATCGCGTCGAACCACGCCATCGAGTAGTCGTAGTTCATGTCCGAGCCGTTGGAGAACAGCTCCAGCGTCTCGTCGAGGTCCTTGGTGCGGTCGGCGTCGACGATGAAGTACGCGCTCTCGGTGCGCTTCATCTGCACCTTGGCGCGCAACACGATTCCGGTCAGCCCGACACCACCGACGGTCGCCCAGAACAGCTCCGAGCCCTCGCCGTCCGGCGTGATCGTC of Saccharopolyspora erythraea contains these proteins:
- a CDS encoding glycosyltransferase family 2 protein, translating into MPQQQAAEEGSPSLVSYVLPVYNEVEGIRRFHEELTAAVATRPEFRYEFVYVNDGSADGSLGILRDLAKNDSRVHVLDFARNFGHQIAITAGLDHAAGDAVIIMDTDLQDPPRVSIELIDAWLGGAEIVSARRRTRQDSRFKRFTAHGYYRLLRHCAEVDIPVDTGDFRLLDRRAAEELRGFRERSRFIRGMVASMGFEQAEVLFDRDERVAGETKYPMRKMLRLAADGVTSFSTVPLRLITRIGFVSLALALLGIVYAVALRVFLPEVTVSGWTMLMVAMLFLGGVQMLSLGVIGSYVGRIYNEVQQRPLYIVRKVIRYDQD
- a CDS encoding GtrA family protein; this translates as MTRTDPGAPVVRERLVSRSLVLYALIGCSGVLLDYGLFLLLFNLAGLHEQLANAISTTAGITNNFVLNALLNFRKRDRILVRFLRFYAVGVAGIGLTFVLLQVFSGHLGVDPNLVKAGSLPVVLVFQYTINRKWSFG
- a CDS encoding NAD(P)/FAD-dependent oxidoreductase; translation: MRLGIVGAGATGLTAAFDAVKAGHEVTVLEASEELGGLAASIEVGGNSLERFYHHSFKTDRAMIELVHELGLGSKLRFHKPSIGVHLDGRMHDFGTPLEMLRFPEFSMLDRARFAASSAALKLVRDGERFNSVRALDWMRRWAGPRVTETIWEPLLTGKFGSRAGEISMAWLWARIHYRTFELGYVHGGFDQVYRALLEAVTDRGGKVEFGKPVSSIRQPGTEVEVRAGDDGSSYTFDHLIVTVPQPVFAKAAGTASDDVLWRNQYLGATCFILECDRGLIPYYWLNINDPAFPFLAVVEHTNMVDPAEYGGRHVVYVGNYVPRDDWRFTTEPNELLEAYVPWLRKLNPEFDLSWVRDWHFSKAGFAQPVVTPQYRALIPPHRTSMRNVTLATMSQIYPQDRGQSYAIQMAHDVVRHLGLDRT
- a CDS encoding GPP34 family phosphoprotein → MHPSHPLALPEEFLLLAHRESGKVRESARVAAGCAAAELGDLALRGRLLVRVGHASLLSSRLFWPEPTEIELLAVESTGLAWADNVLAELLQWIEAGPVSLNRWVRRHKGAFQYHRAALVGRGLLRPGPGTGLSRLLGRQHHYPDQALRHRLIAELRATTTGRRVLDERLLFLSDLMAAVGLHDELGIGKWGFPHRMNPDRGIGVVTFRPEAMRDTSYALASAVPPASSGDGGLVGDSGGGDGGGGGGD
- a CDS encoding glycosyltransferase family 87 protein, which gives rise to MVSEAPPRDPAGLSERLSRVVDRRLRVILLLSALALAGCLGTLVSVYSFWGDFEVYRWGVHTWLAGGDFINTRAPVRNPDPLPWVYPPFALLPLAPFAVVPPMVGLSMLNVVDVLALGATIYLVTRHAWPTAGTRGALAVAAAGLPLTFVLEPVHACFGQGQVNIALMGLVALDCLAREPRWPRGLLVGIAAAIKLTPAAFLLFFLLRKDFRAAVTTAATAVLCTALGFAVDFTASVDYWFRRGPAADVAGHALNSNQSVLGAFARFDLPVFAQNTAWAVLCLGLLVVTARILPRVSAPAAFVTVGLFAVLVSPTSWSNHWVWVVPGLLLLGANAIRRRRGYLPVAVTALIAVTAPWHFLPSVGGAELSWTPVQHVVGNTYVLTAVVALVWTALVTRAGR
- a CDS encoding LGFP repeat-containing protein — its product is MIRKRFAAAVAACAALSLASSLPATAAPGEATPVQPDAQAFTPIELRYWTDAGLRELLGNPVDTEYVEGDISYQHFQNGWLYHSPATGVHELHGDIAQRFVRSGAHRVLGVPTTDEVATPDGVGSYNHFTRDASVYWSPSTGAQTVAGTIRKFWSDKGWEASRLGYPTSSTASTPDGVGVYNHFVGGDGAGASVYWTKATGAHSVQGAIRDLWAANGWENGFGYPSSDELTTLDGLGRQNEFTGKDDPPAAAYWHPASGAHFVTGAIMLRWHELRRELSYLGYPTSNPYEAADGRTQVDFEGGYIAIDQSTGAVIDQPW
- a CDS encoding arabinosyltransferase domain-containing protein is translated as MGAVPPPGDDQTRIRRRRYWTPAVLACLTLIFGVLAVLSPVRADAPVVNWPKAGSAPTSTVLPLSPYRPLDIDATIPCQALNSVDPNGGAALNTHPADGPGMNVTAQSGTARFWVDGQEVLADSLRPSCVYHVRADAGGVRIDRDGVPLLHRADVLPPQVSELSTQAADTGGLAVQLHPDARYESSPTALKTVLLIAHGLSLLALLVLAWRVWRGTGPGMRFPRFGAADAVVLLVSVAWIFLGPSNMDDGWYMMMARNAGENGYMGNFVYMFNVTENPFVLSQYLLQAWGELGGWSLWWMRVVPTVCGLVTWMFLRVLLATLLGRAATLRAVPWALLAAHLVWYLPYGTTLRPEPVIVMCAAAVLVFAEAAVVRQSIGALALATVCAALAVTASPSGVVAAAPLLLCLPWLIRWLREQPWEARVAAVLLAAASATVVIPVGFADATLADVVEATRVHQWYYLSFSWYEEFEHYNTLLNTAGWARRLPVLLTLAVVVVVAIASGRGGMGRDPIRRLTLVSVITTSVALVLIALSPTKWVNHFHSVAAAPTVLLAAVLLRSPLPRRAGLVVTGAGVLLLVGAVSLSFAGDNRWMPFTDAGQRFGEHLNLDPMTNNLEPHIGPLYLRNPLIWVGVAVAAWLWARWRRRHGQVVRVGPDRAVLGAASFGAVLLMLALFVVAPIGQAPGWTVARSGVQAMSGGCGLATDVRVQLPAGRLGPPGAAEVSGDFATTAPPLPTSPWEEPATIWHDERPDGTSTGTGRLATGWYPIAEPAPHVTVPVAGRLDGQVLEVEFATRAGVVTEPLHPELRRSALREWQQLSVEVPAGASALRVIVVDQVTGARTWLAVAEPKLTDDRPVTELTRGKAVLANHINAPLWPCVDQVGIRDGITDTPVVRLTADEGLPPEWLDNISNLEWGGAWVGTTREWVQTRLHAELPGGPPRTPWGNVFVIRYLHPVGQYDLRVPTEIRSSLKRFPTLADNDYPDIARNAGTQQTESDSEAR
- a CDS encoding organic hydroperoxide resistance protein, translated to MVNVLYTAEATVTGQGRSGHIRSSDGVLDTDLSMPKELGGAGGAGTNPEQLFAAGYAACFHSALHLVAGQAKVSSEGSSVTAHVSIGKDGEGFGLAAELVVDLPGVERERAEDLVAQAHEVCPYSRATRGNIEVSVKVA
- a CDS encoding MarR family winged helix-turn-helix transcriptional regulator — protein: MSASDAGRESYLTLDRQVCFALYSASRAFTNLYRPVLADLGLTYPQYLVMLVLWEREPVSVKDLGAALRLDSGTLSPLLKRLESAGLVTRVRSAGDERSVEVALTGDGRDLRRRAEHVPASMLCATGMPVEELDALRDTLDRLTAQVDAAAEHARSAMAAEG